The Micromonospora sp. M71_S20 genome window below encodes:
- a CDS encoding ATP-dependent DNA helicase, with protein MQAYRLVRRPAEAVRGDQRPGGSARGDGRSGGPVEGERRSGGPTGSDRRSGGPVGGEQRSGGTAEGGAHRGVARLTDPRQVEIVAHTDGPMLVLGGPGTGKTATLVEAVAARVAEGVDPERILVLTFGRRGATALRQRIEARVAEDGHRVLREPLVRTLPAYAFGLLRRAAAERGEPSPRLLTGPEQDLIIRELLDVVGEAPDDDPVGWPEDLRPALRTRAFAAQLRDLLMRAAERGVGPVELARLGEKLGRADWPAAARFLREYVAVLALRDVSNRGSVAYDPAELVRAATGMLLDDPELLAAERRRLAYVYVDELADTDPAQQDLLATVAGGGKPVVAFADPDSSTYAFRGADPAGVTTFPHRFRTVSGAPAAQVVLTTSYRAGPRLLAASGRLARRLRGPAAHRRLHPLPDAPPGSVEVRTFRSATSEAAWLAHALREAHLLGGVPWSEMAVLVRSTGRQLPSLQRALHAAGVPTVVHGEDLPLHLQPAVAPLLLLLRCALEPERLDEESAVALLHSPLGGADPLAERRLRQGLRALALAGGDRRPSGELIVEALRDPAELAGIERHWAEPAQTVAGLLAVAREAAARPGATAEDVLWAVWRASGLAELWSAATGRGQTVTGEGDVARRRRAEAADRDLDAVMVLFDAAARFTDRLPGARTEVFLEHVLGQDLPADTLAPTADRGEAVRLLTAHAAKGLEWDLVAVAGVQEGVWPDLRLRGSLLGSERLVDVLAGRTAGAGAVAALVGQTSALLDEERRLFHVAVTRARRLLLVSAVASAAVGGDDHEEQPSRFLYELGPTDPPAPGDGPASPDGGPPPPGGGPASPDGGSDAGGPVTGGAAPAGPDAARPDRDAPQRPGDDGPAGADEETDRPGALPVSRPPRALTLPALVAELRTAVSDPAVPYARRQAAAAELARLAAAGVAGAHPDDWWGLRQLSDDRPLVDEGEPVRVTPSAMESALRCSLRWLLERHGGSPPASAAQGVGNLVHAAAMLAEDASADRGALLDYVAARFDVIELAARWMVGPERNRAEAMVDKLLRWLAANPRRLLAIEHEFAVRLDDPNRPVELVGRVDRLEVDEDGRLVVIDLKTGKSTAVTANDLAEHPQLGAYQAAVEAGAFADFGEESGGAALVQLGTGAKDAKEQSQPPAGEGPEAGWATALVRRTADTMAAATFAAVANSKCRVCPVRTSCPVSGQGRQVVEPPTARRPEHP; from the coding sequence ATGCAGGCGTACCGGCTGGTGCGCCGGCCTGCCGAGGCGGTCCGGGGGGACCAACGGCCCGGCGGGTCGGCCCGGGGGGACGGTCGGTCCGGAGGGCCGGTCGAGGGTGAGCGGCGGTCCGGGGGGCCGACCGGGAGTGATCGGCGGTCCGGGGGGCCGGTCGGGGGTGAGCAGCGGTCCGGGGGGACGGCCGAGGGGGGCGCGCACCGTGGGGTGGCGCGGCTGACCGATCCGCGCCAGGTCGAGATCGTGGCGCACACCGACGGGCCGATGCTGGTGCTCGGCGGCCCCGGCACAGGCAAGACCGCCACGCTGGTCGAGGCCGTCGCCGCGCGGGTGGCCGAGGGCGTCGACCCGGAGCGGATCCTGGTGCTCACCTTCGGCCGCCGGGGCGCCACCGCGCTGCGCCAGCGGATCGAGGCCCGCGTCGCCGAGGACGGGCACCGCGTGCTGCGCGAGCCGCTGGTGCGCACCCTCCCGGCGTACGCCTTCGGGTTGCTGCGCCGGGCCGCGGCCGAGCGGGGCGAGCCGTCCCCCCGGCTGCTCACCGGGCCGGAGCAGGATCTGATCATCCGTGAGCTGCTCGACGTGGTCGGCGAGGCGCCCGACGACGACCCGGTCGGCTGGCCGGAGGACCTGCGCCCCGCGCTGCGCACCCGGGCCTTCGCGGCGCAGCTGCGCGACCTGCTGATGCGCGCCGCCGAGCGGGGCGTCGGCCCCGTCGAGCTGGCCCGGCTCGGCGAGAAGCTCGGCCGCGCCGACTGGCCCGCCGCCGCACGCTTCCTGCGGGAGTACGTGGCCGTGCTCGCCCTGCGCGACGTCAGCAACCGCGGCTCCGTCGCGTACGACCCGGCCGAGCTGGTCCGGGCCGCCACCGGGATGCTGCTCGACGACCCCGAGCTGCTCGCGGCCGAGCGCCGGCGGCTGGCGTACGTCTACGTCGACGAGCTGGCCGACACCGACCCCGCCCAGCAGGACCTGCTCGCGACGGTGGCCGGGGGTGGCAAACCCGTGGTCGCGTTCGCCGACCCGGATTCCTCCACGTACGCGTTCCGGGGCGCGGACCCGGCGGGGGTGACCACGTTCCCGCACCGCTTCCGCACCGTCTCGGGGGCACCCGCGGCACAGGTGGTGCTCACCACCTCCTACCGGGCCGGTCCCCGGCTGCTCGCCGCGTCCGGCCGGCTGGCGCGCCGGCTGCGCGGCCCGGCGGCGCACCGCCGGCTGCACCCGCTGCCCGACGCGCCGCCCGGCTCGGTCGAGGTACGCACCTTCCGCTCGGCCACCAGCGAGGCGGCCTGGCTGGCGCACGCGCTGCGCGAGGCGCACCTGCTCGGCGGCGTGCCCTGGTCGGAGATGGCCGTGCTGGTGCGCTCCACCGGGCGGCAACTGCCCTCGCTGCAACGCGCCCTGCACGCCGCCGGGGTGCCCACCGTCGTGCACGGCGAGGACCTGCCACTGCACCTGCAACCGGCGGTCGCGCCGCTGCTGCTCCTGCTGCGCTGCGCCCTGGAGCCCGAGCGGCTCGATGAGGAGTCCGCCGTAGCGCTGCTGCACTCGCCGCTCGGCGGCGCCGATCCGCTGGCCGAGCGGCGGCTGCGGCAGGGGCTGCGCGCCCTCGCGCTGGCCGGCGGCGACCGCCGCCCCTCGGGCGAGCTGATCGTGGAGGCGCTGCGCGACCCGGCCGAGCTGGCCGGGATCGAGCGGCACTGGGCGGAGCCGGCGCAGACGGTGGCCGGTCTGCTGGCCGTCGCCCGGGAGGCCGCCGCGCGACCCGGCGCCACGGCGGAGGATGTGCTCTGGGCGGTCTGGCGGGCCAGCGGGCTCGCCGAGCTGTGGTCCGCGGCGACCGGCCGCGGCCAGACGGTGACCGGCGAGGGCGATGTCGCGCGGCGCCGCCGCGCCGAGGCGGCCGACCGCGACCTCGACGCCGTGATGGTCCTCTTCGACGCGGCGGCCCGCTTCACCGACCGGCTGCCCGGCGCGCGTACGGAGGTCTTCCTCGAACACGTCCTCGGCCAGGACCTGCCGGCCGACACCCTCGCCCCGACCGCCGACCGGGGGGAGGCGGTGCGGCTGCTCACCGCCCACGCGGCGAAGGGGCTGGAGTGGGATCTCGTGGCGGTCGCCGGGGTGCAGGAGGGCGTCTGGCCCGACCTGCGGCTGCGCGGCAGCCTGCTCGGCTCGGAGCGCCTGGTCGACGTGCTGGCCGGTAGGACGGCCGGGGCCGGGGCCGTGGCCGCCCTGGTCGGGCAGACCTCGGCGCTGCTCGACGAGGAGCGCCGGCTGTTCCACGTCGCGGTCACCCGGGCCCGGCGGCTGCTGCTGGTCAGCGCGGTCGCCTCCGCCGCGGTGGGTGGCGACGACCACGAGGAGCAGCCGAGCCGCTTCCTCTACGAGCTGGGCCCGACCGACCCGCCCGCCCCGGGCGACGGCCCTGCGTCCCCCGACGGAGGCCCTCCGCCCCCGGGCGGCGGCCCTGCGTCCCCCGACGGCGGGTCGGATGCCGGCGGGCCGGTCACGGGTGGAGCGGCTCCGGCCGGTCCGGATGCGGCGAGGCCGGATCGGGACGCGCCGCAGCGGCCGGGGGACGACGGTCCCGCCGGAGCCGACGAGGAGACGGACCGGCCGGGTGCGTTGCCGGTGAGCCGGCCGCCCCGGGCGCTGACCCTGCCGGCGCTGGTGGCGGAGCTGCGTACCGCCGTCAGTGACCCGGCCGTGCCCTACGCCCGGCGGCAGGCGGCGGCCGCCGAGCTGGCCCGGCTCGCCGCCGCCGGGGTGGCCGGCGCGCACCCGGACGACTGGTGGGGGCTGCGGCAGCTCTCCGACGACCGTCCGCTGGTCGACGAGGGGGAGCCGGTCCGGGTCACTCCGTCGGCGATGGAGAGCGCGCTGCGGTGCAGCCTGCGCTGGCTGCTGGAGCGGCACGGCGGCAGCCCGCCGGCCAGCGCCGCCCAGGGCGTCGGCAACCTGGTGCACGCCGCCGCGATGCTCGCCGAGGACGCCAGCGCCGACCGGGGCGCCCTGCTGGACTACGTCGCCGCCCGGTTCGACGTCATCGAGCTGGCCGCCCGCTGGATGGTCGGTCCGGAGCGCAACCGCGCCGAGGCGATGGTGGACAAGCTGCTCCGCTGGCTGGCCGCGAACCCGCGCCGGCTGCTCGCCATCGAGCACGAGTTCGCGGTGCGCCTCGACGACCCGAACCGGCCCGTCGAACTGGTCGGCCGGGTGGACCGGCTGGAGGTCGACGAGGACGGCCGGCTGGTCGTCATCGACCTGAAGACCGGCAAGTCCACCGCCGTCACGGCCAACGACCTCGCCGAGCACCCGCAGCTCGGCGCCTACCAGGCGGCGGTGGAGGCGGGCGCCTTCGCCGACTTCGGCGAGGAGTCCGGCGGCGCGGCCCTGGTGCAGCTCGGCACCGGCGCGAAGGACGCGAAGGAGCAGAGCCAACCGCCGGCGGGGGAGGGCCCGGAGGCCGGCTGGGCGACCGCGCTGGTGCGGCGCACCGCGGATACGATGGCCGCCGCCACCTTCGCCGCGGTCGCCAACTCCAAGTGCCGGGTCTGCCCGGTGCGTACGAGCTGCCCGGTGTCGGGGCAGGGCCGCCAGGTGGTCGAGCCGCCGACCGCCCGCCGCCCGGAGCACCCGTGA
- a CDS encoding TIGR00730 family Rossman fold protein has protein sequence MGQSNGREAGREPGQERHRGAVTLRRQAMTGSTADQRLLDSRGREDWKTKDAWRALRILSEFVEGFDTLADLPSAVSVFGSARSHPESPECRMAEALGAALARAGYAVITGGGPGVMEAANRGASEAGGLSVGLGIELPFEQGLNDWVDLAIDFRYFFARKTMFVKYAQAFVVLPGGFGTMDELFEALTLVQTGKVTRFPVVLMGADYWSGLLDWLRDTMAADGKIGPVDLELICVTDDVDAAVRHIVEAEAALNVEQEAVREEAVAVTAADQQAAAEAGDENRKR, from the coding sequence ATGGGTCAGAGCAACGGGCGGGAGGCCGGCCGCGAGCCGGGACAGGAACGGCACCGGGGGGCCGTGACGCTGCGTCGACAGGCGATGACGGGCAGCACCGCCGACCAGCGCCTGCTCGATTCGCGCGGGCGTGAGGACTGGAAGACCAAGGACGCCTGGCGGGCGCTGCGCATCCTCTCCGAGTTCGTCGAGGGCTTCGACACCCTCGCCGACCTGCCCTCGGCGGTCAGCGTGTTCGGTTCCGCCCGCAGCCACCCGGAGAGCCCGGAGTGCCGGATGGCCGAGGCGCTGGGCGCGGCCCTGGCCCGGGCCGGCTACGCGGTGATCACCGGCGGCGGGCCGGGCGTGATGGAGGCGGCCAACCGGGGCGCCAGCGAGGCCGGTGGGCTGTCGGTCGGCCTCGGCATCGAGCTCCCCTTCGAGCAGGGGCTCAACGACTGGGTCGACCTGGCCATCGACTTCCGCTACTTCTTCGCCCGCAAGACCATGTTCGTGAAGTACGCCCAGGCGTTCGTCGTGCTGCCGGGCGGGTTCGGCACCATGGACGAGCTCTTCGAGGCGCTGACCCTGGTGCAGACCGGCAAGGTCACCCGGTTCCCCGTGGTGCTGATGGGCGCCGACTACTGGAGCGGCCTGCTCGACTGGCTGCGCGACACGATGGCCGCCGACGGCAAGATCGGCCCGGTCGACCTGGAGCTGATCTGCGTGACCGACGACGTCGACGCGGCCGTCCGGCACATCGTGGAGGCCGAGGCCGCCCTCAACGTCGAGCAGGAGGCGGTCCGCGAGGAGGCCGTCGCCGTCACCGCCGCCGACCAGCAGGCCGCCGCCGAGGCGGGCGACGAGAACCGGAAGCGTTGA
- a CDS encoding TIGR00730 family Rossman fold protein — protein sequence MAAICVFCASSRTLDQRWLDLAAETGAEIARRGHTLVSGGGCVGMMGALADGARAAGGRTVGVIPQSLVDLEVADLASDELLVTDSMAARKTLMIDKSDAFLTLPGGLGTLDELFEVWTTATLALHAKPMVLVDTDGFYRPVLDWLGALADQTFLKPAGLGLLKVTDTVPAALDTLELHLL from the coding sequence GTGGCGGCGATCTGCGTGTTCTGCGCCTCCTCCCGTACGCTCGACCAGCGCTGGCTGGACCTCGCGGCCGAGACGGGCGCGGAGATCGCCCGGCGCGGGCACACCCTCGTCAGCGGCGGCGGGTGCGTCGGCATGATGGGCGCGCTGGCGGACGGGGCGCGGGCCGCCGGCGGCCGGACGGTCGGGGTGATCCCGCAGTCGCTGGTCGACCTGGAGGTCGCCGACCTGGCGTCGGACGAGTTGCTCGTCACCGACTCGATGGCCGCCCGCAAGACCCTCATGATCGACAAGTCGGACGCGTTCCTCACCCTGCCGGGCGGGCTCGGCACCCTCGACGAGCTGTTCGAGGTCTGGACGACCGCCACCCTGGCCCTGCACGCCAAGCCGATGGTGCTGGTCGACACCGACGGCTTCTACCGCCCGGTGCTCGACTGGCTGGGCGCGCTGGCCGACCAGACCTTCCTCAAGCCCGCCGGCCTGGGCCTGCTCAAGGTCACCGACACGGTCCCCGCCGCCCTGGACACCCTGGAACTCCACCTCCTCTGA